Proteins found in one Orcinus orca chromosome 11, mOrcOrc1.1, whole genome shotgun sequence genomic segment:
- the LOC101277189 gene encoding WD repeat-containing protein 82-like encodes MKLSDSVLRNFHVTKVFRENSDKINRFDFSPNSKTVISSSDDDSIVLCDCQEGKPKRTLYSKKYGVDLIRYSHAANTVVYSLNKTDDTISYLSLHDNKYIRYFPGHSKRVVALSMSPVDDTFISGSLHKTIQLWDLQSPNCQGLRHLQGKPVCSFDPEGLIFTAGVNSEMVKLYDLRSFHKGPFATFKTQYDRTCERTGVKFSNDGKLILISTNGSFIHLIDAVKRVVMHMFGGYASSKAVTLKASFTLDSQFIMIGTEDGKIHVWNGDSGIKVAVLDGKHTGPITCLQVNPKFMTFASACSNMAFWLPTIDD; translated from the coding sequence ATGAAGCTGAGCGACAGCGTGCTGCGGAACTTCCATGTCACCAAGGTGTTCCGCGAGAACTCGGACAAGATTAACCGCTTCGACTTCAGCCCCAACAGCAAGACGGTCATCTCGAGCAGCGACGACGACTCCATCGTGCTCTGTGACTGCCAGGAGGGCAAACCAAAGAGAACCCTGTACAGTAAGAAATATGGCGTAGACCTCATCAGATACTCTCATGCAGCAAACACAGTTGTTTACAGCCTTAACAAAACAGACGATACTATCAGTTACCTGTCCTTGCATGACAACAAATACATCAGATACTTTCCTGGACATAGCAAAAGGGTGGTGGCCTTGTCCATGTCACCTGTGGATGACACTTTCATTTCTGGGTCTCTTCATAAGACCATTCAGCTCTGGGATCTCCAGTCTCCTAACTGCCAGGGTCTCAGGCATCTACAGGGCAAGCCAGTTTGTTCTTTTGATCCAGAAGGATTAATTTTTACTGCAGGTGTCAATTCTGAAATGGTCAAACTTTATGATCTTCGCTCTTTCCATAAGGGGCCATTTGCGACATTTAAGACGCAGTATGATCGGACTTGCGAGCGGACAGGAGTTAAGTTCAGCAATGATGGCAAACTCATCCTCATCTCCACCAACGGCAGCTTCATCCATCTGATCGATGCAGTCAAGCGAGTGGTGATGCATATGTTTGGGGGTTATGCCAGCAGCAAGGCCGTCACACTGAAGGCCTCGTTTACTCTAGACTCGCAGTTTATTATGATTGGTACAGAGGATGGCAAGATCCATGTCTGGAATGGAGACAGTGGTATAAAAGTAGCTGTGTTGGATGGCAAACACACAGGCCCCATCACCTGTTTGCAGGTCAACCCCAAGTTCATGACTTTTGCCAGTGCTTGTTCCAACATGGCCTTCTGGTTGCCCACCATCGATGACTGA